In Fusobacterium hwasookii, a single window of DNA contains:
- the lpxA gene encoding acyl-ACP--UDP-N-acetylglucosamine O-acyltransferase encodes MVDIHKTAIIEEGAIIEDGVTIGPYCVVGKDVTIKKGTVLQSHVVVEGITEIGENNTIYSFVSIGKANQDLKYKGEPTKTIIGNNNSIREFVTIHRGTDDRWETRIGSGNLLMAYVHIAHDVIIGDDCILANNVTLAGHVVVDSHAIIGGLTPIHQFTRIGSYSMIGGASGVNQDICPFVLAEGNKAVIRGLNSVGLRRRGFSDDEISNLKKAYRILFRQGLQLKDALEELEKDFSEDKNVKYLVDFIKSSDRGIAR; translated from the coding sequence ATGGTAGACATACATAAAACAGCTATCATAGAAGAAGGAGCTATCATAGAAGATGGTGTTACAATAGGTCCTTACTGTGTAGTTGGAAAAGATGTAACAATAAAAAAAGGTACTGTTTTACAATCTCATGTGGTTGTGGAAGGTATAACAGAGATAGGAGAAAATAATACCATTTACTCTTTTGTTTCAATAGGAAAAGCAAATCAAGATTTAAAATATAAAGGTGAACCTACAAAAACTATTATAGGAAATAATAATTCTATAAGAGAGTTTGTAACTATTCATAGAGGTACTGATGACAGATGGGAAACTAGAATAGGAAGTGGAAATCTTCTTATGGCTTATGTACATATTGCCCATGATGTTATTATTGGAGATGATTGTATACTTGCAAATAATGTTACCTTAGCAGGACATGTGGTTGTGGATAGCCATGCAATAATAGGAGGACTTACTCCTATACATCAATTCACAAGAATAGGTTCATATTCTATGATTGGTGGAGCAAGTGGAGTAAATCAAGATATTTGTCCATTTGTTTTAGCTGAAGGAAATAAAGCAGTTATTAGAGGTTTAAATAGTGTAGGTTTAAGAAGAAGAGGTTTTTCTGATGATGAAATATCAAATCTAAAAAAAGCATACAGAATACTATTTAGACAAGGTTTGCAATTAAAAGATGCCTTAGAAGAGCTTGAAAAAGATTTTAGTGAAGATAAAAATGTAAAATATCTAGTAGATTTTATAAAGAGCAGCGATAGGGGGATAGCTAGATAA
- a CDS encoding LpxI family protein — protein MEKIGLIVGNGKFPLYFIEEAKNSNISVYPIGLFPSVDEEIKKLDNYAEFNVGHIGEIIKYLLLRDVTKIVMLGKVEKKLVFENLILDKYGEKIMEIVPDKKDETLLFAIIGFIRLSGIKVLPQSYLMKKFIFETKCYTEKEPDFDDEKTISLGIEAARLLSRVDVGQTVVCRDKAVIAVEGIEGTDETLKRAGQYSDKDNILIKMSRPQQDMRVDVPVIGINTVENAIKNGFKGIVAQAKKMIFLNQKECIELANKNNIFIVGKKI, from the coding sequence ATGGAAAAGATAGGACTTATTGTAGGAAATGGAAAGTTTCCACTATATTTTATAGAGGAGGCTAAAAATAGTAATATTTCAGTGTACCCAATAGGTCTTTTTCCCTCTGTTGATGAAGAAATAAAAAAGTTAGACAACTATGCAGAGTTTAATGTTGGACATATTGGAGAAATAATAAAATATTTACTCTTAAGAGATGTAACTAAAATTGTAATGCTTGGAAAAGTTGAAAAAAAATTAGTCTTTGAAAATTTAATACTTGATAAATATGGAGAGAAGATAATGGAGATAGTTCCAGATAAGAAAGATGAAACTCTCCTTTTTGCAATTATTGGATTTATAAGATTGAGTGGTATAAAAGTTTTACCTCAAAGTTATTTAATGAAAAAATTTATTTTTGAAACTAAATGTTATACAGAGAAAGAACCTGATTTTGATGATGAAAAAACTATTTCTCTTGGAATTGAAGCAGCTAGACTTTTAAGTAGAGTTGATGTAGGGCAAACAGTAGTATGCAGAGATAAAGCAGTTATTGCAGTAGAAGGAATAGAAGGAACAGATGAAACTTTAAAAAGAGCAGGGCAGTACTCTGATAAAGATAATATTTTAATAAAAATGTCAAGACCTCAACAAGACATGAGAGTAGATGTGCCAGTTATTGGAATAAATACTGTTGAAAATGCAATAAAAAATGGTTTTAAAGGTATAGTTGCCCAAGCAAAAAAAATGATATTTTTAAATCAAAAAGAATGTATAGAATTAGCTAATAAAAATAATATTTTTATAGTTGGAAAGAAAATCTAG
- the lpxB gene encoding lipid-A-disaccharide synthase, with translation MKFFVSTGEASGDLHLSYLVKSVKARYKDVDFVGVAGEKSQKEGVEILQDINELAIMGFTEVLKKYKFLKQKAYEYLQYIEDNQIKNVILVDYGGFNVKFLELLKNEIKDIKIFYYIPPKVWIWGEKRVEKLRLADYIMVIFPWEVDFYKKHNIEAIYFGNPFTDFYKKVERTGNKILLLPGSRRQEIKAMLPVFEEIINDLKEDKFILKLNSTQDLKYTENFKKYDNIEIIVDKKLKDIVSDCKLSVATSGTITLELALLGLPSIVVYKTTFINYLIGKYILKIGYISLPNLVLNDEIFPELIQKDCEAKNIEKHMKKILENLPEIEEKIENMRKKVEGKAVVESYADFLVKEGK, from the coding sequence ATGAAATTTTTTGTTTCAACAGGAGAGGCTTCTGGAGATTTACACTTGTCTTATTTAGTAAAAAGTGTAAAAGCAAGATATAAAGATGTAGATTTTGTTGGAGTAGCAGGGGAAAAATCTCAAAAAGAGGGAGTAGAGATACTTCAAGATATAAATGAGCTTGCTATTATGGGTTTTACAGAAGTCTTAAAAAAATATAAATTTCTGAAACAAAAAGCCTATGAATATTTACAATACATTGAAGATAATCAAATAAAAAATGTAATTTTAGTTGATTATGGTGGCTTTAATGTAAAATTTTTAGAGCTTTTAAAAAATGAAATAAAAGATATAAAGATTTTTTACTATATTCCACCAAAAGTTTGGATATGGGGAGAAAAAAGAGTTGAAAAATTAAGACTTGCAGACTATATAATGGTTATCTTTCCTTGGGAAGTAGATTTCTATAAAAAACATAATATAGAAGCAATTTATTTTGGAAACCCTTTTACAGATTTCTATAAAAAAGTTGAAAGAACTGGAAATAAAATTTTATTACTTCCAGGAAGTAGAAGACAGGAAATAAAAGCTATGCTGCCAGTTTTTGAAGAAATTATAAATGATTTAAAAGAAGATAAATTTATTTTGAAATTAAATTCAACTCAAGATTTAAAATATACAGAAAATTTTAAAAAATATGATAATATTGAAATTATTGTTGATAAAAAATTAAAAGATATAGTTTCAGATTGTAAACTCTCAGTTGCAACTTCTGGAACAATAACACTTGAATTAGCACTTCTAGGCTTACCTAGTATAGTTGTATATAAAACAACATTTATAAACTATTTAATAGGTAAATATATTTTAAAGATAGGTTATATATCTTTACCAAACTTAGTTTTAAATGATGAAATTTTTCCAGAACTTATTCAAAAAGATTGTGAAGCTAAAAATATTGAAAAGCATATGAAAAAGATTTTGGAGAATTTACCAGAAATTGAAGAAAAAATTGAAAATATGAGAAAAAAAGTGGAAGGAAAAGCTGTTGTAGAAAGTTATGCAGATTTTCTTGTTAAGGAAGGAAAATGA
- a CDS encoding toxin-antitoxin system YwqK family antitoxin: MKNKIFIIAFSLFLSVSAFSNQVEVRKKDLRIVEKIYYLKDSDVPFTGKVSEGRDRLYYLNGRQDGKWIAFYKNGNIKSIVNWKDGKLNGKYIIYENNGRKSTETIYKDGKEDGYYYLYNANGTYRTKGAYSMGKPIGEWEYYDKDGKLTNKVIAQ, encoded by the coding sequence TTGAAAAATAAAATATTTATAATTGCTTTCTCTTTATTTCTTTCTGTATCTGCTTTTTCAAATCAAGTAGAAGTTAGAAAAAAAGATTTAAGAATTGTTGAAAAAATATATTATCTTAAAGATTCTGATGTTCCTTTTACAGGTAAAGTTAGTGAAGGAAGAGATAGACTTTATTACTTAAATGGTAGACAAGATGGTAAATGGATAGCTTTCTATAAAAATGGAAATATAAAATCTATTGTAAATTGGAAAGATGGTAAATTAAATGGAAAATACATAATTTATGAAAATAATGGAAGAAAATCTACTGAAACTATCTACAAAGATGGTAAAGAAGATGGTTACTACTATCTATACAATGCCAATGGAACTTACCGTACAAAAGGTGCTTATTCAATGGGAAAACCTATTGGAGAATGGGAATATTATGATAAAGATGGTAAATTAACAAATAAAGTTATAGCACAATAA
- a CDS encoding endonuclease toxin domain-containing protein: MYYNIKGYIDDIDNFEQARTGNKFLTKQMIGKNILEISINEHELTKQQIDNIKRSMDYAKEKKVELKFIIEK; encoded by the coding sequence ATGTATTATAATATAAAAGGATATATTGATGATATAGATAATTTTGAACAAGCAAGAACAGGAAATAAATTTTTGACAAAACAGATGATAGGTAAAAATATATTAGAAATATCTATAAATGAACATGAATTAACAAAACAACAAATAGATAATATAAAAAGAAGTATGGATTATGCTAAAGAAAAAAAGGTAGAATTAAAATTTATAATAGAAAAATAG
- a CDS encoding osmolarity sensor protein EnvZ, protein MDVVVIISKEKKIENFRIVLIPSGRSERGFLRTKDYGIVAYPNKNNFEKIGEFIYWAFNESDDKVIEHSSDIKIEKRFYNCSSFRKVTNEYNEVWFEFFKGIYSVSLLKKDGDAFVTFKDENKEAVKHIFTEKPTALELGTKVMEMFEYKERYDGLIE, encoded by the coding sequence ATGGATGTAGTAGTTATAATATCTAAAGAAAAAAAAATAGAAAATTTCAGAATAGTTTTAATACCATCAGGTAGGAGTGAAAGAGGTTTTCTTAGAACAAAAGATTATGGAATAGTGGCTTATCCAAATAAAAATAATTTTGAGAAAATAGGCGAATTTATATATTGGGCGTTTAATGAAAGTGATGATAAAGTAATTGAGCATTCATCAGATATAAAAATTGAAAAGCGATTTTATAATTGTAGTTCATTTAGAAAGGTAACAAATGAATATAATGAAGTATGGTTTGAATTTTTTAAAGGAATATATAGTGTATCATTATTAAAAAAAGATGGAGATGCATTTGTAACTTTTAAAGATGAAAATAAAGAGGCAGTTAAACATATATTTACAGAAAAACCAACAGCATTAGAGTTAGGAACAAAAGTAATGGAGATGTTTGAATATAAAGAAAGATATGATGGGTTAATAGAATAA
- a CDS encoding endonuclease toxin domain-containing protein gives MDNFEQARTGNEFLTKQMIDKNILEISINEHELTNQQIDNIKRGVDYGKQKGVEVKFIIEK, from the coding sequence ATAGATAATTTTGAACAAGCAAGAACAGGAAATGAATTTTTGACAAAACAGATGATAGATAAAAATATATTAGAAATATCTATAAATGAACATGAACTAACAAACCAACAAATAGATAATATAAAAAGAGGAGTAGACTATGGTAAACAAAAAGGTGTAGAAGTGAAATTTATAATAGAAAAATAG
- the yqeK gene encoding bis(5'-nucleosyl)-tetraphosphatase (symmetrical) YqeK, with amino-acid sequence MKYNFKELKEIVKSKMSLKRFTHTLGVVEMSEKLAKIYNADIEKCKVAALLHDICKEMDMDYIKNICKNNFMSELSEEDLENNEILHGFAGSYYVKNELGIDDKEILSAIKYHTVGAKNMTLLEKIVYIADAIEYGRNYPSVVAIREETFKSLDRGIFMEIEHKEKYLESIGKKSHPNTEELKKELLKKEELKTVNKII; translated from the coding sequence ATGAAATATAATTTTAAAGAACTAAAAGAAATTGTAAAATCAAAAATGAGTTTAAAAAGATTTACACATACACTTGGTGTTGTAGAAATGTCAGAAAAATTGGCAAAAATATATAATGCTGATATTGAAAAATGTAAAGTAGCCGCTTTACTTCATGATATATGTAAAGAAATGGATATGGATTATATAAAAAATATTTGTAAAAATAACTTCATGAGTGAGTTATCAGAAGAAGATTTAGAAAATAATGAGATATTACATGGCTTTGCAGGATCTTACTATGTTAAAAATGAATTGGGAATTGATGATAAAGAAATTTTATCTGCAATAAAATATCACACTGTTGGTGCAAAAAATATGACATTGCTCGAAAAAATTGTGTATATTGCAGATGCCATAGAATATGGAAGAAATTATCCAAGTGTTGTAGCAATAAGAGAAGAGACATTTAAGAGTTTAGATAGAGGTATCTTTATGGAGATAGAGCATAAGGAAAAGTATTTAGAGAGTATAGGAAAGAAATCGCATCCTAATACAGAGGAGTTAAAAAAAGAACTTTTGAAAAAAGAGGAGCTAAAAACAGTTAATAAAATTATATAG
- a CDS encoding RNA-guided endonuclease InsQ/TnpB family protein: MYKALKIELKLTVAQKIKVCQTIGTERFIYNEYIKYNQEQYKLGNKFISANDFSKYLNNIYLPNNPDKKWIKDVSSKSVKQAIIYGEQAFKRFFKGLSSFPIFKKKGKNELGAYFVKNNKTDFEFCRHKIKIPTLKFVRVKEYGYIPKNANIKSGTITKIADKYFLSLIIEVKDVVKTENTSIKGLGIDLGIKDTVICSDGKIFKNINKTKKVKKLKKKLKREQRKMSRSIEYSKSKKIKLKELKNFNKKKLKVQKLFYRLNCIRDDYNNKIVDEITRAKLKYITIEDLKVSNMMKNKHLSKAIQEQNFYAIRTKLINKCKERNIELRLVDTFYPSSKTCSCCGEIKKDLKLNDRIYKCCNCGLEIDRDYNASINLEKAKIYKVIA; encoded by the coding sequence ATGTATAAAGCACTAAAGATAGAATTAAAACTAACAGTGGCACAGAAGATAAAAGTATGTCAGACTATTGGTACTGAAAGATTTATATATAATGAATATATTAAATATAATCAAGAACAATATAAATTAGGTAATAAATTTATTAGTGCTAATGATTTTTCTAAATATCTTAATAATATATATCTTCCTAATAATCCTGATAAAAAATGGATAAAAGATGTTTCTTCTAAGTCTGTTAAGCAGGCTATTATTTATGGAGAACAAGCATTTAAAAGATTTTTTAAAGGTTTAAGTTCTTTTCCTATTTTTAAGAAAAAAGGTAAAAATGAATTAGGTGCATATTTTGTTAAAAATAATAAAACTGACTTTGAATTTTGTAGACATAAAATAAAGATACCTACATTAAAATTTGTAAGAGTAAAAGAATATGGATACATTCCTAAGAATGCTAATATAAAAAGTGGTACTATAACTAAGATAGCTGATAAATACTTCTTATCACTTATTATTGAAGTAAAAGATGTAGTCAAAACTGAAAATACAAGTATAAAAGGTTTAGGAATAGATTTAGGTATAAAAGATACAGTTATATGTTCTGATGGTAAGATATTTAAAAATATAAATAAAACTAAGAAAGTTAAGAAATTAAAAAAGAAACTTAAAAGAGAGCAAAGAAAGATGTCAAGGAGTATAGAATACTCAAAGTCTAAGAAAATAAAATTAAAAGAATTAAAAAATTTTAATAAGAAAAAGTTAAAAGTACAAAAATTATTTTATAGATTAAATTGTATTAGAGATGATTATAATAATAAAATAGTAGATGAAATAACAAGAGCCAAGTTAAAATACATTACCATTGAAGATTTAAAAGTATCTAATATGATGAAGAATAAACATCTTTCAAAAGCAATACAAGAACAAAATTTCTATGCGATAAGGACTAAACTTATTAATAAATGTAAAGAAAGAAATATAGAACTAAGGTTAGTAGATACATTCTATCCTAGTAGTAAAACTTGTTCTTGTTGTGGAGAAATTAAAAAAGATTTAAAACTTAATGATAGGATTTATAAATGTTGTAATTGTGGTTTAGAAATAGATAGAGATTATAATGCAAGTATAAATCTTGAAAAGGCAAAAATATATAAAGTGATAGCATAG
- the rnr gene encoding ribonuclease R: protein MNLEKDLEKIKELLKDVKYLTLDQITSFLDWSPKKKKDNKTIILSWIDSGDLIMDKKHRLSLPENSGYVKGVFRIIKNKFAFVDREDSEEKEGIFIPKDEFNNALDGDTVLVEITEKKKSDKGAEGRVVKIIEHRKNTVVGILEKSKNFAFVIPTGSFGKDIYIPNSKIANADDKDLVAVEITFWGDDDRKPEGKIIKVLGSSTNSKNMIEALIYREGLSEEFSNEAMQQTKEVIKEKIDYSNRKDLTKLPIITIDGADAKDLDDAVYVEKLENGNYKLIVAIADVSHYVKKDTVLDLEARHRGNSVYLVDRVLPMFPKEISNGICSLNEKEEKLTFSCEMEIDLKGDVVNYEVYKSVIKSVHRMTYKDVNAILDGDKDLINEYSDIYEMLKQMLELSKILRAKKFTRGSIDFELPELKVVLDEDNNKVEKVLLRDRGEGEKIIEDFMIAANETVAERIYWLELASIYRTHEKPDREKIVSLNEILAKFGYKIPNFDNLHPKQFQEIIERSKDKETSMLVHKTILRALKQARYTVEDIGHFGLSSSHYTHFTSPIRRYADLMVHRVLFSSIDNSVKQLKLADLDEIAQHISKTERVAMKAEDESVRIKLVEYMQKRVGETFNVMVTGFAQKKVFFETDEHIECSWDVTTAINYYVFNEENYCMEDTNSDTVFRLGDKIDVVLKRADLLTLEIAVVPLDDF from the coding sequence ATGAATTTAGAAAAAGATTTAGAGAAAATTAAGGAACTTTTAAAAGATGTTAAATATTTAACTTTAGATCAAATAACAAGTTTTCTTGATTGGTCACCTAAAAAGAAAAAAGATAATAAAACCATAATTTTATCTTGGATAGATTCAGGAGATTTAATTATGGATAAAAAACATAGACTTTCATTACCAGAAAATTCAGGTTATGTAAAGGGAGTTTTTAGAATTATTAAAAATAAATTTGCTTTTGTAGATAGAGAAGATTCAGAAGAAAAAGAAGGAATATTTATTCCAAAAGATGAATTTAATAATGCTTTAGATGGAGATACTGTTTTAGTTGAGATAACAGAAAAGAAAAAAAGTGACAAAGGTGCAGAAGGTAGAGTAGTAAAGATAATTGAACATAGAAAAAATACTGTTGTTGGAATTTTAGAAAAAAGTAAAAATTTTGCTTTTGTTATTCCAACAGGTTCTTTTGGTAAAGATATTTATATACCAAATTCTAAAATAGCTAATGCAGATGATAAAGATTTAGTTGCAGTTGAAATTACATTTTGGGGAGATGATGATAGAAAACCAGAAGGAAAAATTATAAAGGTTTTAGGTTCATCAACAAATAGTAAAAATATGATAGAAGCTTTAATTTACAGAGAAGGTTTAAGTGAAGAATTCTCTAATGAAGCAATGCAACAAACTAAGGAAGTTATAAAAGAAAAAATAGATTATTCAAATAGAAAAGATTTAACAAAATTACCAATAATTACAATAGATGGAGCAGATGCAAAAGACTTAGATGATGCTGTTTATGTTGAAAAATTAGAAAATGGTAACTATAAGTTGATAGTTGCAATAGCAGATGTTTCTCACTATGTAAAAAAAGACACTGTTTTAGATTTAGAAGCTAGACATAGAGGAAACTCAGTTTATTTAGTAGATAGAGTTTTACCAATGTTTCCAAAGGAAATTTCAAATGGAATATGTTCTTTAAATGAAAAAGAAGAAAAGCTGACTTTTTCTTGTGAAATGGAAATAGACTTAAAAGGTGATGTTGTAAATTATGAAGTCTATAAGTCAGTTATAAAATCTGTTCATAGAATGACATATAAAGATGTAAATGCAATCTTAGATGGAGATAAAGATTTAATAAATGAATATTCAGATATCTATGAAATGTTAAAGCAAATGCTAGAATTATCTAAAATATTAAGAGCTAAGAAGTTTACAAGAGGAAGTATTGATTTTGAACTTCCTGAGCTAAAAGTTGTTTTAGATGAAGATAATAATAAAGTAGAAAAAGTTCTTTTAAGAGATAGAGGAGAAGGAGAAAAAATCATAGAAGATTTTATGATAGCAGCAAATGAAACTGTTGCAGAAAGAATATATTGGTTGGAACTTGCCTCAATTTATAGAACGCATGAAAAACCTGATAGAGAAAAAATAGTTTCACTGAATGAAATACTTGCAAAATTTGGATATAAGATACCAAACTTTGATAATCTTCATCCTAAACAATTTCAAGAAATTATTGAAAGATCTAAGGATAAAGAAACAAGTATGTTAGTTCATAAAACTATATTAAGAGCTTTAAAACAAGCAAGATATACAGTTGAAGATATAGGACACTTTGGATTATCATCTTCACATTATACACATTTTACTTCTCCAATAAGAAGATATGCTGATTTAATGGTTCATAGAGTTTTATTTTCAAGTATAGATAATTCTGTAAAACAATTAAAACTGGCAGATTTAGATGAGATAGCTCAACATATTTCTAAAACAGAAAGAGTAGCTATGAAGGCTGAAGATGAAAGTGTAAGAATAAAACTTGTTGAATATATGCAAAAGAGAGTTGGAGAAACTTTTAATGTTATGGTTACTGGTTTTGCACAAAAGAAAGTATTTTTTGAAACAGATGAACATATAGAATGTAGTTGGGATGTTACAACTGCAATCAATTATTATGTTTTTAATGAAGAAAATTATTGTATGGAAGATACTAATAGCGACACAGTTTTTCGTTTAGGCGATAAAATAGATGTTGTTCTAAAAAGAGCAGATTTATTAACCTTAGAAATTGCTGTGGTACCACTAGATGATTTTTAA
- the smpB gene encoding SsrA-binding protein SmpB, whose protein sequence is MIIANNKKAFFDYFIEEKYEAGIELKGSEVKSIKAGKVSIKESFVRIINDEIFIMGMSVVPWEFGSVYNPEERRVRKLLLHRKEIKKIHEKVKIKGYTIVPLDVHLSKGYVKIQIAIAKGKKNYDKRESIAKKDQERNLKREFKTNNR, encoded by the coding sequence ATGATAATTGCAAACAATAAGAAAGCTTTTTTTGATTACTTCATAGAGGAAAAATATGAAGCTGGAATTGAGTTAAAAGGCAGTGAGGTAAAATCAATTAAAGCTGGCAAAGTTAGCATAAAAGAATCTTTTGTAAGAATTATAAATGATGAAATATTCATAATGGGAATGTCAGTTGTTCCTTGGGAATTTGGAAGTGTTTATAATCCTGAAGAGAGAAGAGTTAGAAAATTACTTTTACATAGAAAAGAAATAAAAAAAATTCATGAAAAAGTAAAAATAAAAGGTTATACAATAGTACCATTAGATGTTCATTTATCAAAAGGCTATGTAAAAATACAAATTGCAATAGCTAAAGGTAAAAAGAATTATGATAAGAGAGAAAGTATAGCTAAAAAAGATCAAGAAAGAAATTTAAAAAGAGAATTTAAAACTAATAATAGATAA